The following are encoded in a window of Prevotella melaninogenica genomic DNA:
- a CDS encoding DeoR/GlpR family DNA-binding transcription regulator, protein MTKEDRQNAILDQLLTQESVLVSDLATSLDVSLVTIRKDLTELEKGGKLYRSHGKAILINPFTNNRSVNEKEKLKAEEKQLIGAEAVKLLVKDDSIILASGTTIHALACNIHAESRLTIVSASLQATMTLAGNDNIDIIQLGGMVRHSSVSVVGQYSMEILRGCSFTKLFLGVDGIDLDFGISTTDMREAELNRSMMNAAQKTIVLADSSKFGRRGFAKISGLEDVDIIITDAKIPQFVANKIEEMGIELIIAGS, encoded by the coding sequence ATGACAAAAGAAGACAGGCAAAATGCCATTCTCGACCAGCTTCTGACACAGGAGTCTGTATTGGTTTCCGATTTGGCAACCTCCTTGGATGTGTCATTAGTAACGATACGTAAAGACCTAACCGAACTTGAAAAGGGTGGAAAGCTCTATCGAAGTCATGGTAAAGCGATTCTTATCAACCCGTTTACCAACAACCGTTCAGTAAACGAGAAGGAAAAGCTAAAAGCGGAAGAGAAACAACTCATCGGAGCAGAGGCTGTCAAGCTACTTGTGAAAGACGATTCCATCATTCTTGCATCAGGAACAACCATCCATGCGTTGGCTTGTAATATCCATGCTGAGAGCAGACTGACGATTGTTTCAGCCAGTCTTCAAGCTACGATGACCTTAGCAGGCAACGATAATATTGACATTATCCAACTTGGTGGCATGGTTCGCCACAGCAGTGTGTCGGTTGTCGGACAATATAGCATGGAGATACTGCGTGGCTGTTCGTTTACAAAACTCTTCTTGGGGGTGGATGGTATCGACCTTGACTTTGGTATCTCAACAACAGACATGCGTGAAGCCGAATTGAACAGAAGTATGATGAACGCTGCACAGAAGACCATTGTCTTAGCTGATTCAAGTAAGTTTGGCCGTCGTGGATTCGCAAAGATTAGTGGACTTGAGGATGTTGACATCATCATTACCGATGCTAAAATACCACAGTTTGTAGCCAACAAGATTGAAGAAATGGGCATAGAACTAATCATTGCAGGTTCTTAG